In uncultured Bacteroides sp., the following proteins share a genomic window:
- a CDS encoding T9SS type A sorting domain-containing protein, which yields MKKKHLLGLILILSVCFISQITAQKLKRSVSANQLVSNDTLAYTDFNSKPGAFTTGDVFTASTSNANKEKSINSIVFGSGPNGQRINLNASQSANQFGSASTTYVSASAVDDGANAGAFSFLKSGTGAGGGYIIMPQVQGPADVTIWSCGANTSSQQKYIVYFSTDDGGTWIPQDTCIITTNKLIYKNIYSYSGTGNLKVKITCATSSSSNCNLYIYDVLITKRPSIIRTSEAGTDNQTVSLGQSISNIAYSWGSIATSASVSWIGTADTNTPPNGLVVTTDNAAKMLTISGTPTVAGSYGFNVISTNGTIFSDILSAKINVVATPIPLINQISESGTQTQKVMTGNVMTNLAYKWGGSATSASIIWTGTVNPNTPPDGISIAVDKNLSTLTISGTPTTAGSYGCTITSTDGTQTSTPLTATLAVIPPPSIVLTSAAATTSQVVSFSQSISNIVYALEGSATTANISWTGTSNSTIAPAGVKVVADNDAKTLTISGAPMNIGSYGFKINAIYETATSDTIAGVIKVGTASNMLPSFPGAVGFGSHATGGRGGTVYHVTNLNDSGEGSLRDAVSVSNRIIVFDVSGYISLTSAISAKSNLTIAGQTAPGEGIAIKSGELSFAKSSNVICRHIRVRPGSETESSGDDALSLYLANNVILDHCSFEFAPWNNIDGVSDNTAVSPVTNITFQSCIIANPTGQQFGAHCESVGSNWTFYKNIFANSHNRNPLAKINDTYANNVLYNCSAGYTTHSGTSFKHDIVNNYFVFGPASTGTDNSWFQVDNNQSIYCSGNMKDMNLDGVLNGAETTPYWYQGGGTVLTSPWTDLTNAMPIYSAATAFRIAASTAGTLPYDQTDSLIINQVKTIGSGTTGYVVGTTGPDSGLYTSQAQTGLDNNGYGLIRSGNKDLDTDNDGMPDYWEKANGSDVNVNDAMQIASDGYTLIEHYINWLAEFHAVANSNASLDIDLLKYLGGFSSVSPTFTINECTNGTATIQADGHTVRFNPSSDFTGIANIKFTIAGNDDTSYSSSISVVVTTTNKSTSLIANPIDNISIYPNPTSKLLMFTNTDGGAFEVYDTLGCMLLKGQTTQFGAVQQVDVSKLHNGIYILKVQADGKKINFRFIKRS from the coding sequence ATGAAAAAAAAGCACTTATTAGGTCTTATTCTAATTTTATCGGTCTGTTTTATTTCACAGATTACTGCACAAAAACTGAAACGTTCAGTTTCTGCTAATCAATTAGTGTCAAATGACACATTAGCCTACACGGATTTTAATTCTAAACCTGGAGCTTTTACTACAGGAGATGTTTTTACCGCTTCGACTTCTAATGCTAACAAAGAAAAAAGCATAAATTCTATTGTTTTTGGTTCTGGACCCAATGGTCAACGTATAAACCTTAATGCTTCACAAAGTGCAAATCAGTTTGGTAGTGCTTCAACAACTTATGTGTCTGCTTCAGCGGTGGATGATGGTGCCAATGCAGGTGCATTTAGTTTTTTGAAATCAGGTACTGGTGCCGGTGGAGGGTATATAATTATGCCTCAGGTGCAGGGTCCAGCTGATGTAACTATTTGGAGTTGTGGAGCAAATACAAGCTCTCAGCAAAAATATATTGTTTATTTTAGTACAGATGATGGTGGTACCTGGATTCCTCAAGATACATGCATTATTACCACAAATAAACTCATATATAAGAATATATATTCGTACTCAGGCACGGGCAATCTTAAAGTTAAAATTACTTGTGCCACATCAAGTAGCTCAAATTGTAATCTTTATATTTATGATGTTCTGATTACAAAGCGTCCTTCTATAATCAGAACATCAGAAGCAGGGACTGATAATCAGACAGTTTCACTTGGTCAATCAATTTCTAATATTGCATATTCGTGGGGAAGTATAGCTACCTCGGCTTCTGTTTCATGGATTGGTACGGCAGATACTAATACTCCTCCAAATGGTCTTGTTGTGACAACGGATAATGCAGCGAAAATGCTGACAATTTCAGGTACACCTACAGTGGCAGGCTCTTATGGCTTTAATGTTATTTCAACAAATGGAACAATCTTTTCTGATATCTTATCTGCAAAAATAAATGTTGTGGCAACTCCAATTCCATTAATAAATCAAATTTCAGAATCCGGAACTCAGACACAAAAAGTAATGACAGGGAATGTAATGACTAATTTGGCTTATAAATGGGGAGGATCTGCAACTTCAGCTTCTATAATCTGGACAGGAACGGTCAATCCCAATACTCCTCCTGATGGCATCTCTATAGCAGTTGATAAGAATCTAAGTACACTAACAATCTCAGGAACACCTACAACAGCCGGTTCATACGGTTGTACTATTACTTCGACAGATGGAACTCAAACGAGCACTCCATTAACTGCAACTTTAGCAGTAATTCCACCTCCTTCAATTGTTTTGACTTCAGCTGCTGCAACTACTAGCCAAGTAGTTTCTTTTAGCCAATCTATTTCCAATATTGTTTATGCTTTGGAAGGTTCTGCTACGACGGCAAATATTTCATGGACAGGTACTTCGAATTCTACAATTGCTCCTGCAGGTGTAAAAGTTGTAGCGGATAACGATGCCAAAACGCTAACTATTTCAGGAGCACCTATGAATATAGGTTCTTATGGTTTTAAGATTAATGCAATTTACGAAACTGCAACATCTGATACAATAGCTGGTGTAATTAAGGTTGGTACAGCATCAAATATGCTTCCTTCTTTTCCTGGTGCGGTTGGATTCGGATCTCATGCCACCGGTGGTCGTGGAGGAACGGTTTATCATGTTACTAACCTTAACGATAGTGGTGAAGGTTCTCTTCGTGATGCGGTAAGTGTTTCTAATCGTATAATAGTATTCGATGTAAGTGGTTATATCAGTTTAACATCTGCTATTTCTGCAAAGAGTAATCTTACTATTGCCGGACAAACAGCTCCGGGTGAAGGTATTGCAATAAAAAGTGGTGAGCTTTCTTTTGCTAAGTCGTCAAATGTAATCTGCCGTCATATCCGTGTTCGTCCGGGAAGTGAAACCGAGAGTAGTGGAGATGATGCATTGAGTTTGTATCTTGCCAATAATGTTATTCTTGATCATTGTTCTTTTGAATTTGCGCCATGGAACAATATTGATGGAGTAAGTGATAATACTGCTGTTTCACCGGTAACTAATATAACTTTTCAGAGTTGTATTATTGCAAATCCTACAGGACAGCAGTTCGGAGCACACTGTGAGTCAGTAGGTAGTAACTGGACATTCTATAAGAATATTTTTGCTAATTCACACAACCGCAATCCATTAGCTAAGATTAATGATACCTATGCAAATAATGTACTTTATAACTGCTCTGCAGGATATACCACACACTCAGGTACAAGTTTTAAACATGATATTGTAAATAACTACTTTGTTTTTGGACCAGCTTCAACTGGAACGGATAATAGCTGGTTTCAGGTTGACAATAACCAAAGTATATATTGTTCAGGTAATATGAAAGACATGAATCTGGATGGCGTGCTCAATGGAGCAGAGACTACCCCGTATTGGTATCAGGGAGGAGGAACAGTTCTCACCTCTCCATGGACTGATCTGACAAATGCAATGCCTATTTACAGCGCAGCAACAGCTTTCCGTATTGCAGCTTCCACAGCCGGAACTCTTCCTTATGACCAAACTGATTCTCTGATCATTAATCAAGTTAAAACCATTGGTTCGGGAACAACAGGATATGTTGTCGGAACAACCGGCCCCGATTCAGGATTATATACAAGTCAGGCACAGACAGGTCTTGATAATAACGGTTATGGTCTAATCAGAAGCGGAAACAAAGATCTTGATACAGATAATGATGGTATGCCTGATTATTGGGAAAAAGCTAACGGCTCAGATGTAAACGTTAATGATGCTATGCAAATCGCCTCTGATGGTTATACGTTGATAGAGCATTATATTAACTGGCTGGCAGAATTTCATGCCGTGGCAAACAGTAATGCATCATTAGATATTGATCTTTTAAAATATTTGGGAGGCTTTAGTTCGGTTTCTCCTACCTTCACAATAAATGAATGTACTAATGGAACTGCTACTATTCAGGCCGATGGACATACTGTTCGTTTTAATCCGTCATCAGACTTTACGGGTATTGCTAACATTAAATTTACCATTGCTGGTAATGACGACACTTCTTATTCAAGTAGCATCTCGGTTGTTGTTACCACTACAAATAAATCAACGTCTTTAATTGCAAATCCAATTGATAATATTAGTATTTATCCAAATCCAACATCCAAGTTGTTGATGTTTACAAATACGGATGGCGGTGCTTTTGAAGTTTATGATACATTGGGATGCATGTTGCTGAAAGGACAAACAACTCAGTTTGGAGCTGTTCAGCAAGTTGATGTATCAAAATTGCATAATGGTATTTATATTCTTAAGGTACAAGCTGACGGTAAAAAAATAAATTTCCGTTTTATTAAAAGATCATAG
- a CDS encoding 16S rRNA (uracil(1498)-N(3))-methyltransferase has protein sequence MHVFYTPDILVKNELPDEEAQHCIRVLRLSQGDEIMLTDGHGSFYKAEISMATGKKCFVSVIERIQQEKPWPCHLHIAMAPTKNMDRNEWFAEKATEIGFDELTFLNCRFSERKVIKNERIEKILVSAIKQSLKATLPVLNEMTDFDKFISHDFPGQKFIAHCYEGEKPLLKDVIRKGEDALVLIGPEGDFSPEEVEKALAKGFQPISLGKSRLRTETAALVACHTMNLMNQ, from the coding sequence TTTATACCCCCGATATTTTAGTAAAAAATGAGTTGCCTGATGAAGAAGCTCAACATTGTATTCGCGTGTTGCGTTTGTCTCAAGGTGATGAGATTATGCTGACCGATGGACACGGTTCTTTCTATAAAGCAGAAATTAGCATGGCAACCGGAAAGAAATGTTTTGTTTCCGTTATTGAAAGAATTCAGCAGGAAAAACCTTGGCCGTGTCATTTGCATATAGCAATGGCTCCAACAAAAAATATGGACCGCAATGAATGGTTCGCAGAAAAAGCTACAGAGATTGGCTTTGATGAGCTAACCTTTCTTAATTGCCGCTTTTCAGAAAGAAAAGTAATTAAGAATGAGCGGATTGAGAAAATATTAGTCTCTGCCATAAAACAGTCATTGAAAGCAACTCTTCCCGTATTAAATGAAATGACCGACTTCGATAAATTCATCTCCCATGATTTTCCAGGACAAAAATTTATAGCTCACTGCTATGAAGGTGAAAAACCTTTGCTAAAGGATGTAATTCGTAAAGGAGAAGATGCATTGGTGCTTATAGGACCGGAAGGAGACTTCAGTCCGGAAGAGGTAGAAAAAGCTCTTGCAAAAGGTTTCCAACCTATTAGTCTCGGTAAATCCAGGCTGCGTACGGAAACAGCTGCTCTGGTTGCATGCCATACCATGAATTTGATGAATCAATAA
- a CDS encoding DUF4836 family protein, with the protein MNKLKFFSHLSILLVAVLLLGSCSKDKEYTRVIPLNAPLVISIDVPSIIKKSGLMDNKESIMKNMTAALNNEKLAKLIQNPSDAGLSLEDKAYIFLASDDAPVALFKVSDMDKLVDAFKLMQTEGLCDEVEKSGSFSTSVLRGYGICAFDNSSLMVMKTTNPHSLPVKEAVTKLMDQDEKVSIAVNKGFQKLIAKKSDVCLYGSFAAMPQLTSASMMMGLPEDADLKDMMLLAQMNFENGKVSIEGEYYTENESLKKYLKEQSEMGGKINHTFLKRIPTSSLAYLCTNVKGDKLYEMLIKSTEFKGMVKDSRLTPGFDMKKSVASLNGDVSIALSGISENGTPSLLAYAEVTDPSAAGIVYAFKKDFDEVGMAITTTGKNEYMVKSGMLPSAIHFGVRNNYFYFTNDDNLYKNIGKDFPNSLVDAKYGYVKGDAKGYFVLDMENVMKLPMVTKTFAQFGSQGAMAQSVFDGFSYFEAYNIDDQKSVGNIYFKNKNENVLKQLIAGLRKVIG; encoded by the coding sequence ATGAATAAACTTAAATTCTTTTCCCACTTATCAATACTGTTAGTGGCAGTGTTGTTGCTGGGCTCTTGCTCCAAAGATAAAGAGTATACAAGAGTTATTCCCTTAAATGCTCCACTGGTAATCTCAATAGATGTTCCTTCTATTATAAAGAAGAGCGGCTTAATGGATAATAAAGAATCCATTATGAAGAATATGACAGCTGCATTGAATAATGAAAAACTGGCAAAACTGATTCAAAATCCTTCGGATGCTGGTCTTTCTCTCGAAGATAAAGCCTACATATTCCTTGCTTCAGATGATGCTCCTGTTGCACTGTTTAAAGTATCCGATATGGATAAACTGGTAGATGCTTTTAAATTAATGCAAACTGAAGGACTTTGTGATGAAGTAGAGAAAAGTGGAAGTTTTTCAACTTCAGTTCTTCGCGGATATGGAATCTGCGCATTCGATAACAGTTCTTTGATGGTGATGAAAACTACTAATCCTCATTCCTTACCGGTAAAGGAAGCTGTTACTAAATTGATGGATCAGGATGAAAAAGTGAGTATTGCTGTCAATAAAGGCTTTCAGAAACTGATTGCTAAGAAAAGTGATGTTTGCTTGTATGGCTCTTTTGCTGCAATGCCTCAGTTGACTTCTGCTTCTATGATGATGGGACTCCCTGAAGATGCTGACTTGAAAGATATGATGTTGCTTGCTCAGATGAACTTTGAAAACGGTAAAGTATCTATAGAAGGAGAGTATTACACAGAAAATGAATCATTAAAGAAATATTTAAAGGAGCAGTCTGAAATGGGAGGAAAGATAAATCATACTTTCCTTAAACGTATTCCTACCTCTTCGCTGGCCTATCTTTGTACAAATGTTAAGGGTGACAAGTTATACGAGATGCTTATAAAGAGTACAGAATTTAAAGGCATGGTTAAAGACTCCCGGCTAACTCCCGGATTCGATATGAAAAAGAGTGTTGCTTCTCTGAATGGCGATGTCTCTATTGCACTATCAGGAATAAGTGAGAATGGAACACCATCTTTGCTGGCTTATGCAGAGGTAACAGATCCTTCGGCTGCCGGAATTGTTTATGCATTCAAAAAAGATTTCGACGAAGTGGGAATGGCAATTACCACTACCGGTAAGAACGAATATATGGTGAAGAGTGGGATGTTGCCTTCGGCCATTCATTTTGGGGTAAGAAACAACTATTTCTATTTTACGAATGACGATAATCTCTATAAGAATATAGGCAAAGATTTTCCAAACTCACTTGTCGATGCAAAATACGGATATGTGAAAGGTGATGCAAAGGGTTATTTTGTTCTTGATATGGAAAATGTAATGAAATTGCCAATGGTTACAAAGACCTTTGCTCAGTTTGGATCGCAGGGTGCAATGGCTCAGTCTGTATTTGATGGTTTCTCTTATTTTGAAGCATACAATATCGACGATCAGAAAAGCGTAGGAAATATCTATTTTAAAAATAAAAACGAGAACGTTCTAAAACAGCTTATTGCCGGACTAAGAAAGGTAATTGGCTAG
- a CDS encoding fimbrial protein, with translation MKNRFFLLVGIGVLLAMSSCSRDNDPLVVKRGEPATLKLTLKGTDVNTRAITPVVSQTEENEVNRVTVGLFKTNSGEVGKTDIIKEFVFADGNPTTIEIKGAIIHGTADDGNRDVVVVANADENTFAGAATKTEFLSRLINLKQTMTNLPMVGDGNKTLSTDIVNPAKLTINLTRMVARVQLSSLSTDFDPAGQYPNAKFKADGIYLYKANGTSQANGTVSNPLDGWIYQDPISLAYTLRDVFSTPFEVPKSPAYTINHYFYTFPNEFPSPIDLTFDDATRLVIRGTFDNDGDFNTTSDQSTSFYPVVVNRILRQLTPAEIAGGNYNTGIKRNTIYSISVVIKNKGVDNPYIIIDPGYLIITLEPQDWLLTIDQPVDF, from the coding sequence ATGAAAAACAGATTTTTTTTATTAGTAGGAATTGGAGTTCTGTTAGCTATGAGCTCTTGTTCAAGGGATAATGATCCTTTAGTTGTTAAGCGTGGTGAACCGGCAACGTTGAAGTTGACCTTAAAGGGTACAGATGTAAATACGCGTGCGATTACTCCTGTAGTTTCTCAAACAGAAGAAAATGAAGTTAACCGAGTTACTGTAGGATTATTTAAAACAAATAGTGGTGAAGTAGGTAAAACTGATATCATAAAAGAATTTGTATTCGCTGATGGTAATCCTACTACTATTGAAATAAAGGGAGCTATAATACATGGTACTGCTGATGATGGTAATCGCGATGTCGTTGTTGTAGCTAATGCTGATGAAAATACTTTTGCAGGTGCAGCAACTAAAACAGAATTTCTATCAAGACTTATTAACTTGAAACAAACTATGACTAATCTTCCAATGGTTGGTGATGGAAATAAAACACTGAGTACAGATATTGTTAATCCTGCTAAACTGACTATCAATTTAACCCGCATGGTAGCGCGCGTTCAATTAAGTAGCTTAAGTACTGATTTTGATCCTGCGGGACAATACCCTAATGCAAAATTTAAAGCTGATGGAATTTATTTATATAAAGCTAATGGAACATCCCAAGCAAATGGTACTGTTTCAAATCCATTAGATGGGTGGATATATCAAGATCCTATTAGTCTTGCGTATACTCTAAGAGATGTTTTTTCTACTCCATTTGAAGTTCCAAAGTCACCAGCATACACAATAAATCATTATTTCTATACATTTCCGAATGAATTTCCTTCTCCAATAGATCTAACTTTTGATGATGCTACAAGACTTGTAATTAGAGGAACCTTTGATAATGATGGTGATTTTAATACAACAAGCGATCAGAGTACTAGTTTTTATCCAGTGGTGGTTAATCGTATATTGCGTCAATTAACACCAGCAGAAATAGCTGGAGGCAACTACAATACTGGTATAAAACGTAATACAATATATTCCATTTCTGTTGTAATTAAAAATAAGGGTGTTGATAATCCTTATATTATAATTGATCCAGGTTATCTTATTATCACTTTAGAACCTCAGGATTGGCTTTTGACTATTGATCAGCCTGTTGATTTTTAA
- a CDS encoding ABC transporter permease, producing MKLVWKLLRQHISLPQLAGFFFANLFGMMIVALSVQFYKDIAQVFTEGDSFIKKDFIIVTKKINTLSTITGASNSFSQDDIDDVKSQPFAKSVGSFMPSQFSVTAGFGMQESDFHLATEMFFESVPNEYVDVSLQKWHFNENSHSIPIILPRNYLNLYNFGFAQSRSLPKLSEGLMGMIKLDVVIKGNNSVEKYKGNIVGFSSRLNTILVPEEFMTWANKTFAPEKNVQSSRLIMEVKNPADEKIAQFFQKKGYETEDNKLDAGKTTYFLKLITGIVLAVGLLISVLSFYILMLSIYLLLQKNTTKLENLLLIGYSPGRVALPYQMLTLGLNFVVLILAIVLVCWARSYYMGVVSMLFPQLPAGTIIPAIVIGVTLFVVVSSMNVVAIRKKVQSIWMHKS from the coding sequence ATGAAACTTGTTTGGAAACTACTTCGTCAGCATATCAGCCTGCCTCAGTTAGCAGGTTTCTTCTTTGCCAATCTTTTTGGAATGATGATTGTTGCACTCAGTGTGCAGTTCTATAAAGACATTGCTCAGGTATTTACGGAAGGTGATAGCTTTATCAAGAAAGATTTCATCATCGTAACCAAGAAAATTAATACTCTAAGTACCATAACCGGTGCAAGTAACTCTTTCTCTCAAGATGATATTGATGATGTAAAATCTCAGCCATTTGCTAAAAGTGTGGGCTCTTTTATGCCTTCTCAATTCTCAGTAACTGCAGGTTTTGGAATGCAGGAATCCGATTTTCATTTAGCCACAGAGATGTTTTTTGAGTCTGTACCAAATGAATATGTAGATGTAAGTCTTCAGAAATGGCACTTCAATGAAAATTCTCATTCTATTCCCATTATTCTTCCCCGTAACTATCTTAACCTATATAACTTCGGTTTTGCACAGTCGCGCAGTCTTCCTAAATTATCGGAAGGACTGATGGGAATGATAAAGCTGGATGTGGTGATTAAAGGAAATAATAGTGTAGAGAAATACAAAGGGAATATAGTAGGTTTCTCAAGTCGTTTGAATACAATTCTTGTTCCTGAAGAGTTCATGACATGGGCAAACAAAACTTTTGCTCCCGAAAAGAATGTTCAGTCTTCCCGCCTGATCATGGAAGTTAAGAACCCTGCCGATGAGAAGATTGCTCAGTTCTTCCAAAAGAAAGGATATGAAACAGAAGATAATAAACTGGATGCCGGTAAAACAACTTATTTTCTGAAGCTCATTACAGGTATTGTATTGGCTGTGGGATTACTAATTAGTGTTCTTTCATTCTATATCCTGATGCTCAGCATTTACCTGCTTTTGCAGAAGAATACCACCAAACTGGAAAACCTGTTACTTATAGGATATAGTCCTGGTCGTGTAGCCTTGCCTTATCAGATGCTTACACTGGGACTGAACTTCGTAGTTCTTATTCTGGCTATCGTATTGGTGTGCTGGGCACGTTCATATTATATGGGAGTAGTGTCTATGCTTTTCCCACAACTTCCAGCCGGAACAATAATCCCTGCCATCGTAATTGGAGTAACCTTGTTTGTAGTTGTTTCTTCTATGAATGTGGTAGCTATCAGAAAGAAAGTGCAATCTATCTGGATGCATAAATCATAA
- a CDS encoding ATP-binding cassette domain-containing protein: MNNIKLQQTLPNVFIERNIISEVWKNNLEFCKGEIYLIEADSGTGKSSLCSYVYGYRNDYQGAFCFDNENIRDLSVSNWVELRKHSLSMLFQELRLFTELSALENIQLKNSLTKYKSEKEIETLFDAMGIPDKLNSKVGKLSFGQQQRVAFIRSLCQPFDFIFLDEPISHLDETNGQIMGGLLMEEVKKQGAGVIVTSIGKHIELNYNKIFKL; the protein is encoded by the coding sequence ATGAATAACATTAAATTACAGCAGACTTTACCGAATGTATTTATCGAACGCAATATAATTTCGGAAGTCTGGAAGAATAATCTGGAGTTTTGTAAAGGTGAAATTTATCTTATAGAAGCTGATTCGGGTACAGGAAAATCTTCGCTTTGCAGTTATGTCTATGGCTACAGAAACGATTATCAGGGAGCTTTTTGTTTTGACAATGAAAATATCCGGGATTTATCTGTATCTAATTGGGTGGAATTGCGAAAACATTCATTAAGTATGCTTTTTCAGGAGTTGAGGCTCTTTACAGAACTTTCTGCCTTAGAAAATATTCAGCTAAAAAATAGTCTCACAAAGTATAAATCAGAGAAAGAGATTGAGACTTTGTTTGATGCTATGGGAATTCCGGATAAGTTAAATTCAAAAGTTGGTAAACTCTCTTTCGGACAGCAACAACGAGTTGCTTTTATAAGATCGTTGTGTCAGCCTTTTGACTTTATCTTTCTCGATGAACCAATCAGTCACCTTGATGAAACCAACGGTCAGATAATGGGCGGACTTTTAATGGAGGAAGTTAAAAAACAGGGCGCAGGCGTTATTGTAACGTCTATTGGTAAACATATTGAGTTGAACTACAATAAAATATTTAAGCTATGA